DNA from Pelobacter propionicus DSM 2379:
GATGCGCTCGCCGATGTATCCGCTCCCCGTGATACATACTCTATTCATGGTAGACACTCCTGAGCAAAGCTTTTGTGTGGGCGTTATGGTAGCACAAAAAAGGGCTTCGCGGCAAAGCCGCGAAGCCCAGGGTACTGCGGTGGTATCTGAATACTATGCTTCGTAGTTCAACTGAGCCATCTGCTGATAGAGCTTGTTGCGGCGCGCTGACAGCGCAGCAGCTCTCTTGGCAAGCTTCTCTGCTTCTTCAGGCTTGATCTTCTTGAGGACTTTCCAGCGATTCTCACCGTTGATGAAGTCTTCGTAGGAGGTCGTGGCAGCCTTGCTGTCAAGCTGCAGCGGGTTCTTGCCTGCTTCCGCCAGTTCAGGATTGTAGCGATAGAGCGTCAGGTAGCCGGAAGATACTGCTTTTTTCTGCTCATCAACGGCGGTGGTCATGTTGATGCCGTGGGCGATGCAGTGTGAGTAGGCGATGATCAGTGAAGGACCGTCATAGGCTTCCGCTTCCATGAAAGCCTTGACGCACTGACCGGGGTTAGACATTGAAATACTTGCAACATAGACGCTGCCGTAGGCCATGGCGATCAGACCCAGGTCTTTCTTGCCGATCGGCTTGCCGCCGGCCGCGAACTGGGCAACAGCGCCCATGGGGGTTGATTTGGAAGCCTGACCACCGGTGTTGGAGTATACTTCGGTGTCCAGAACCAGCAGGTTGATGTTCTTGCCGGAAGCGATGACATGGTCGAGACCGCCGTAACCGATGTCATAGGCCCAGCCGTCGCCACCGATGGCCCAGACCGATTTGTTGACCAGGTAATCGGTCAGCGGAACCAGCTTCTTGGCTGCGTCGCTGGTGTTGCCCTTGAGTGCGGCTTTCAGCTTATCAACGCGTGCGCGCTGCGCTTCAATACCGACCTGTGTTTTCTGGTCTGCATTCTTGATGTCCTGCAGCAGTGTCTTGATGTCTTTCACTTCGGCACAGTCGCAGGCGATCAGTTCGTCAACCAGCTCATATGCGGCTTCCTTGAACTTGTCAACGCCCAGACGGAGACCGAGGCTGAATTCGGCGCAGTCTTCGAACAGCGAGTTGTTCCAGGTCGGTCCACGGCCGTCAGCGCGCTGAGCATAGGGGGTGGTGGGCAGGTTGCCGCCGTAGATGGAGGAACAACCGGTAGCGTTGCCCATCATCAGACGGTCGCCGAACAGCTGGGTCAGCAGTTTCAGGTAGGCTGTTTCGCCGCAACCGGCGCAGGCGCCGGAGTATTCGAACAGCGGGCGCACCAACTGGCTGCCACGCAGGGTGTCCAGTTTGAGCTTTTCGATGGGTACTTCCGGCAGGTTGAGGAAGAAGTCGTAGTTGGCTGCCTCACTGGCGCGCAGTGGCGGCTGGAACTGCATGTTGATGGCTTTGTGATTCGGATCTTCCTTGCTCTTGGCCGGGCAGTTGTGGACGCAGGCGCCGCAACCGGTACAGTCTTCAGGAGCGGTCTGAAGGGTGAATTTCATTCCCTTGACCTCGGCGATCTTGGCGTCGCAGGACTTGAAGGTTGCCGGTGCGTCGGCAAGACAGCTTTCCGGATAAGCCTTCATGCGGATGGCGGCATGGGGGCAGAGGAAGGAGCAGATGGCGCACTGGATGCAGAGTTTTTCGTCCCACACCGGGATGTCAACGGCGATGTTACGCTTCTCGTACTGCGAAGTCGCGGTCGGGAAGGTGCCGTCGATGGGCATGGCGGACACGGGCAGTGTATCGCCATGGCCGGAAATCAGCTTGGAGGTTACTTCCTGAACAAACTTGGGTGCGTGTGCCGGAACTGCCGGCGGCATGACCAAGCTGCTGGTGGCCGTTGCCGGAATCTTGACTTCATGGATGTTGGTGAGACCGGCGTCAACGGCGGCATAGTTCATGTTAACGACTTTGTCGCCAGCCTTGCCGTAGCTCTTCTTGATGGCTTTCTTGATATGTTCCACAGCCATGTCGATGGGGATGATGTTGGAGATCTTGAAGAAGGCGGTTTGCATGATCATGTTGATGCGTGCGCCCAAGCCGATTTCCTCACCCAGTTTGATGGCGTTGATGACGTAGAACTTGAGCTTCTTGTCGATGATCTGCTTCTGAACTTCGATCGGCATCTTGTCCCAGACTTCATCGTGATCGAAGGGAGAGCAGAGCAGGAAGGTGCCACCCACTTTGGCCTTGCTGAGCATGTCATACTTCTCAAGGAAGGAGAAGTTGTGGCAGGCGATGAATTCGGCGTTGTCAATCAGGTACGGAGTGTTGATCGGTTGCTTGCCGAAACGGAGATGGGAGGTGGTGATTGAGCCGGCCTTCTTGGAGTCATAGACGAAGTAAGCCTGGGTGTAGTTGTCGGTGGCTTCGCCGATGATCTTGATGGTGTTCTTGTTGGCGCCGACGGTGCCGTCGGAGCCAAGGCCGAAGAACATTGCCTCGTAGACACCTTCCATGGAAGAGCGGAAGTTTGGATCGTAGTCGAGGCTGCAGTTTGTGACGTCTTCGATGATACCGACCACGAAGTTTTTCTTGGGCTTGTCGTTCTTGAGATTGTCAAGAACTGCCTTGGCCATGGCCGGAGTGTACTCCTTGGAGCCGAGGCCGTAACGGCCGCCGACGATGGTCGGATACTGGCCGCCGAAGAGGGTGGCGTCGTCGGACATTGCTTCGCCGATGGCGGTGCGTACATCCAGGTACAGCGGCTCGCCCAGGGAACCGGGTTCCTTGGTGCGGTCGAGGACAGCGATTTTCTTGACGGTTTTGGGGAGTGCGGCGATGAGTGCGGCAGTCGGGAACGGACGATAGAGGCGAATCTTGACAACGCCGACCTTCTCGCCAGCTTTGTTCAGGGCTGCGGCAGCTTCAGCGGTGGTATCTGCTGCGGTGCCCATGACAACAACAACACGCTCGGCATCCGGGGCGCCGACATAGTCAACCAGTTTGTAGTTGCGGCCGGTGAGTTTGCCCAGCTTGTCCATTTCTTCCTGGACAATGTTGAGGCAGGGAGCATAGAAGGAGTTAACCGTCTCACGGCCCTGGAAGTAGACGTCCGGGTTCTGGGAGGTGCCGCGGATGATCGGACGGTCCGGGCTCATGGAGCGGGCGCGGTGGGCATTGACCAGGTCGTCGGTAACCAGGGCGCGCATATCGTCAAAGGTCAGTTCCTCAACCTTGGACAGTTCATGGGAGGTGCGGAAACCGTCGAAGAAGTGGATGAAGGGAACCCGCGAGCGCAGGGTGGATGACTGGGAAATCAGGGCAAAGTCCATGACTTCCTGGACGTTGTTGGCGCAGAGCATGGCCCAGCCGGTGGAGCGGCAGGACATGACGTCGGAGTGGTCACCGAAGATGTTCAGAGCAGCGGCGGAAATGGCGCGGGCTGAGATGTGGAATACGGTGGAGGTCAGCTCGCCGGCGATCTTGTACATGTTGGGGATCATCAGCAACAGACCCTGGCTGGCGGTGAAGGTGGTGGTCAGGGCACCGGCCTGCAGCGCGCCGTGCACGGCACCGGCTGCGCCTGCCTCGGACTGCATCTCGAATACCGAGGGGATGGTGCCCCAAAGGTTTTTTTCACCTGCGGCGCTCTTGATGTCGCAGTACTCAGCCATGTTTGACGACGGGGTGATCGGGTAGATGGTCATTACTTCGTTAGTGGCATGGGCCACATGGGCAACGGCGGTGTTACCATCAATGGTTACCATTCTTCTGCTCATTCGTTCCTCCTCAGGTTTGTGTGTGACACGTGATTTCATGCGACGTTTGTTCTGCTCGACTGACTTACATGTTTTGTTACAGTTCCTTGGGTGAACTGGATCTGTAGATGAACGACATGGGTTAGAGCTGGTTCCGTCCCTGTAGTGCCCACTGGACCGTGGCTGCGTCCACATACTCGATATCACTTCCCAGGGGTATGCCGTGCGCCAGACGCGAAATCCGTATGCCGAGTGGTTTCAGGAGCTTGGCCAAGTACAGCGCCGTCGCTTCTCCCTCGACGGTGAAATTTGTGGCAATCACAACCTCGTCGACTCCGCCCCTGCCGATCCTGGCCAGTAGTTCGGCTATTCTCAGTTCCGACGGTCCGATACCCGCCAGGGGGGAAATCACGCCTTCGAGAACGTGGTAGGTGCCGTGATAGGCGTTGCTCCGCTCCAGGGCCATCAGGTCCTGGGAATTCTCGACCACGCATATGGTGCCTGTGTCCCGGTCCCCCGCGCAGATGGCACAGGGGTCATCCTCGGTTATTGCAAAACAGATCGAACAGGAACGCACCCTGCTTTTTACTTCGAGCAGTGATTCCGACAGTGCGGTCAGATTCTGAGGAGTTTTTAGCAGGTGGAATGCAAGCCTGAGGGCGGTGCGTTCGCCTACACCGGGCAACTTCTTCAACTCTCCCACCAATCGTGACAGTGCGGAAGGCTTAGTTAGCATATATTCCAAAACAAGTAAAACGGTTTTTGGCTGGGCCGATGATATAAGCCGCTAAAATAGCGTTTTTCACGGCGCGGCGAAGTCTGCTTGACCATGAAAAAAACGACACTTTGTGCGTATCTCCTATTAGCCGAACTAAACAAATTAGTCAAACGAAAAAAAAGCTTGAGGTGAATTCATGAATAATGGGGGCGCAGGGTATGCGTATCGTTGTTGAAGGGGGGGTCAGAAAAGACCGGGTATGTTCATTCCGCCAGTAATTTTAGACATTTCCTCGCTCAATTCGGCCTGGACCTTCTTGAGGGCGTCATTGACGGCGGCAATGACCAGGTCTTGGAGCATCTCCACGTCCTCGGGATCCACCGCTTCTTTTTTTATCGAGAGTGAAATTATTTCGTTCTTTCCGTTGACGGTGACCGTCACTGCGCCGCCGCCGGCGGTGGATTCGGCTGTTTTCTGGGCCGCCTCTTCCTGCAGTTTGGCCATCTTGTTCTGGATCATCTGCGCCTGTTTCATGATATTGGCTAGACCTTTTGACATCTCGTTCCTCCTGGTGGTGTATACAGTGGTTGTATCGTCGCTACAAGGCAGTGGTGAAGCAGGTCACCATTGCCTTGTCGGTCGGCTTGGCTGTCTTGCTCTGGTTTTTTTGTTGTCGTTTGTCGCGACATTGGTCATACCACTTTAACGCTGTTTGCTTTTTGCAAGGTGAATCTGCTTTACTGATTCTGTTTGGGTGCGGGTGCCTGAGCCGTCTCAGGCCTCGCGGATCTCGGTGATGGTTCCGCCGAAGATGCGTAGGGCCTCCCGTACCAGCGGGTGCTCGTTGACCTCCTGTTTCAGCTCCTGCTGGCGCTGTTCACGATCGCTCTTTTTTTTTTCCGCCAGCGAGGGGGGGGCACCGGCTGTCTCGCGGGCGATGGACTGTATGCGGATATTGGTCTCCTGGCCGGTGAATTCCCGGGCCAGCGCCCTGAGTTGGGCGATGGAGTCGGTATCCTGGATGTTTGCCAGATAGTAGCTGCCGGCCGGGAAGCCGATCTCCATCAGACCAGCCTCCTGTCGGATGGGGCTGCCGTGTTCCAGCACCGAGCCGAGGGCCGGGTCCTTTTCGCTGGCGAAGCTGACGAAGCGCTCCCAGGAGGGAAGGGCAGTGTCTCTCAGTTTTTCCGGCGCTGGGGGGGCGGAAGGTTCGGGAGGTACGGAAGCGGCCGCAGGTTGCTGCTGTGGTCTCTCGGTTGGTTGTTGTTGGCGCTGCTCCCCGACCGGCGGCATGCGGACGCTGTCCCGGGGAGAGGGTGTTGTCCACGTGGTGCCACTCTCAAGCGCCTGTAGTTTTTCCAATAATTCCTGGATCGGTATCACCGGCTCCAGGGTGGCCGCCTTCAGCAGGGCGATCTCCAGAACCAGCCTGGGGAAGCTGGCGTGGGCCATCTCGCCGTCGGCTCTGATCAGGAGCGTCAGCCGGCGCTGGATATCCTGGCTGGAGAATCCGTTTGCCTGGCGACGCAGATCGTCCAGTTCCGGCGCTGACAGGTCCAGGATCTCTTCCGGTTTCCGGACCGAGCTTACCACCATCAGGTTGCGGAGCTGCTCGATCAGCTCCTGGCAGAACTGGCGCAGGTTGTATCCCACCTCGTCCACCTGTCTGATGCCTGCCAGCACTGCCTGGGTGTCGGCTGCGAAGATGGCTGCGGAGATGTTCGCCAGCAGCCTGCGGTCAACGGCGCCGATCAGGGTGGCCGTATCTTCGTCGCTTACGTTGCTGCCGCAGCAGGCCAGCACCTGGTCGAAGGCGGTCAGGGAGTCGCGCATGCTGCCGTCCCCCTTGCGGGCGATCAGGGCCAAGGCCGAATCGTTGATGCTGATCCCCTCGGCGTCGGCGATCTGGCGCAGGCGGCCGATGATCTTGGCCAGCGGGATGCGCTTGAAGTCGAAGCGCTGGCAGCGGGACAGGATGGTGATGGGGAGTTTGTGCGGTTCGGTGGTGGCAAAGATGAACTTGACGTGCTCGGGAGGTTCCTCAAGCGTCTTCAGCAGGGCGTTGAAGGCGTTGGTGGAGAGCATGTGGACTTCATCGATGATGAAGATCTTGTAGCGGCTGTGGGAAGGGAGATACTTGGCGTTGTCGCGCAGTTCGCGGATGTCGTCCACGCCGGTATTGGACGCGCCGTCTATCTCGAAGACGTCGGTGGATGTGCCCTTGGTGATTTCGATGCACAAGGGGCAGGTGTTGCAGGGTTCGGTGGAGACGCCCCGTTCGCAGTTGAGGGCCTTGGCCAGGATGCGGGCCGTGCTGGTCTTGCCGACACCGCGGGCTCCGCTGAACAGGAAGGCGTGGGCCACGCGGCCGGAATCGATTGCGTTCTGAAGGGTGCGGCTGACGTGTTCCTGGCCGGTCAGTTCCGAAAGGGTCTGGGGACGGTATTTCCTGGCCAGGACTTCATAGTGCGTGCCGTTGGACAAGAGATCGAACCTCACAGGTCTTCTGTCGCCCCGACATCCCGTGCGTGAAAGTATGGGGTGAATTCATGCCGGTGGCACGTGGCGTTAGGACTGGGATGGGGTGGCTGCACGACGTGCAGACGCAGATGATAGCCGGGCTTGCCCGCGGCACACGGCGGGGGCCGCTGCCGTTGCTTCCTTCCGGACCTGGCGGGGTTCACGGCTTGCCGTTGCGCGAGGCCCGGCTATCATCTCCGCCTGCAGGTGGAGCAACCAATAAAAATGGCGGAGAGAGAGGGATTCGAACCCTCGGTACGCTATTAACGTACACACGCTTTCCAGGCGTGCTCCTTCAACCGCTCGGACATCTCTCCGCATTGGGAAAGCGAAATATAATTCATGCGAAACCGTTTGTCCAGCTTTTGTTGATTTGATCTTGGATCAATGATGCAAATCGGTGTACTCTGCCCGGCAGCGCGCAACACAAGGAGGGTGAGAGCAGCATGAAGATAGTCATTGTAACCGCCATGCCGGAAGAGAGCGCGGCGGTGATGAAGCGGGCCGGGGGGCTGAAAAAGACGCTGCTGGAAAGCAGAAAGAGGTACGGCTTCTCCATGTGCGGACACGAGCTGATCCTGGTTGAGTCGGGGATGGGGATGCTCAATGCCGGCTGGGCTGCCGCGGCCCTTGCCGCCGAAGGGGCCGACCTGATGATATCCGCCGGTTTCGGGGGCGCCGTTCTGGAAGGGCTCGGGGTGGGGGAGCTGGTCATGGCCCGGCAGGTGCTGCACTGGAGCGGGTCCGAGTTGGAGGAGGTGGCGGTGGGATTCTACGGCCTGAATGCCGTTGCCGACAGTCTCTCGCTGCGGCTGGCAACATTCGTTTCCTGCGATCAGATCCTCAACAAGCGTGACCTGGCGCTGCGTCTCCCTCCCCAGGCGACTAATCCGGTGGTGGAGATGGAGAGCGCAGCCGTGGCCCGCGTCGCGGCCAGCCATGGCATCCCGTTCCTGGCCATGCGCGCCATCAGCGATCCCTGGGATGAGGAGATGGACTTCACCATCGACGAGTTCTGCGATGACAGCATGCGCATCCGGCCCACCAAGGTGCTGGCTACCATTCTGCGTCGGCCGCGTATCATCCCGCAGTTGGTCCGCCTGGCCCGAACCAGTCGCGTGGCGGCTGGTGGACTCGCGCGGGGCACGGAGCGCCTGCTGGCAGCGATCTGAAGCGGAAAACGGTGTCACCTTCTGGCGGCACCGTTTCACGGTTGGGGGCAAAAAGAACGGCCAACTTCAGGCGGATGCCGACTCGATCACTCGCACCTCATCCCCCGGGCGGACCGTCCCGCCGCTGATGACCCTGGCGAAGACACCCTCCTTAGGCATGACGCAGTCGCCGGCCTGGTGGTAGATGGCGCAGCGGGTGTGGCACTCCTTGCCGATCTGGGTGACCTCAAGCTGTGTCTCCCCCACCTGCAGGCGTGTGCCGATGGGCAGCGATACCAGTTCGATGCCGCTGGTGGTGATGTTCTCGGCGAAATCGCCCGAGTTCACGGCCAGCCCCAGCTTGCGCATCTTGTCGATGCTTTCCGCGGCCAGCAGGCTCACCTGGCGGTGCCAGTCTCCTGCGTGGGCGTCGCCGACGATGCCGTGATTTTCTCGCAGGGTCACCGCCTCCAGCGGCGTCTTGCGTTCACCCTTCTTTTCGCTGATACAGGTGGCCACGACCTGTGCCATGTCAGCCTCCTATCTGTGACATATTGAAATTCTTGTGGTGGTAGCCGTCCTGGGTGATGCCGTGGCGTTCCGGCTTGCTCATGACCACCTCCTTCAGTACTTTCTCCAGCCCCTCCCGGTCCGGCGGCCGCAGCCAGGGGATCAGGTCGGTCGCTTCGTCGGCGAACAGGCATCCCTTGGCCTTTCCGGTTGAGGTTACCCGGATGCGGTTGCACTCGCTGCAGAAGTGGCCGGACACGGCGGTGATGATGCCGATGTGGCCCTGGGCACCCGGAATGCGGTAGTCCCGCGATGGCCCGGAGAATATGCCCCGGTCCACCTCCTCCAGAGGGTACCTGGTGGAGATCCGCTCCAGGATTTCGCTGCCGGAGATGCAGTAGCGCTGCCAGCCGTTCTCCTTGATGGCCGGCATGTATTCGATGAAGCGCACCGGGTTGCCCCGCGTCAGGGTCAGGGCGGCAAAATCCAGGATCTCGCCGTCGTTCACCCCGCGCATGGTCACCACGTTGATCTTGGGCGGAGGGAATCCCGCCCGTTCCGCGGCATCCAGGCCGGCCAGAACCTTCTTCAGGTCGCCGCCGCGGGTGATCTTCCCGAAGGTCTCAGGGTTGAGGGAGTCCAAGCTGACGTTCAGGCGCTGCACGCCGGCCCGGTACAGGTCGCTGGCCATCTCTTCCAGCAGCAGTCCGTTGGT
Protein-coding regions in this window:
- the nifJ gene encoding pyruvate:ferredoxin (flavodoxin) oxidoreductase encodes the protein MSRRMVTIDGNTAVAHVAHATNEVMTIYPITPSSNMAEYCDIKSAAGEKNLWGTIPSVFEMQSEAGAAGAVHGALQAGALTTTFTASQGLLLMIPNMYKIAGELTSTVFHISARAISAAALNIFGDHSDVMSCRSTGWAMLCANNVQEVMDFALISQSSTLRSRVPFIHFFDGFRTSHELSKVEELTFDDMRALVTDDLVNAHRARSMSPDRPIIRGTSQNPDVYFQGRETVNSFYAPCLNIVQEEMDKLGKLTGRNYKLVDYVGAPDAERVVVVMGTAADTTAEAAAALNKAGEKVGVVKIRLYRPFPTAALIAALPKTVKKIAVLDRTKEPGSLGEPLYLDVRTAIGEAMSDDATLFGGQYPTIVGGRYGLGSKEYTPAMAKAVLDNLKNDKPKKNFVVGIIEDVTNCSLDYDPNFRSSMEGVYEAMFFGLGSDGTVGANKNTIKIIGEATDNYTQAYFVYDSKKAGSITTSHLRFGKQPINTPYLIDNAEFIACHNFSFLEKYDMLSKAKVGGTFLLCSPFDHDEVWDKMPIEVQKQIIDKKLKFYVINAIKLGEEIGLGARINMIMQTAFFKISNIIPIDMAVEHIKKAIKKSYGKAGDKVVNMNYAAVDAGLTNIHEVKIPATATSSLVMPPAVPAHAPKFVQEVTSKLISGHGDTLPVSAMPIDGTFPTATSQYEKRNIAVDIPVWDEKLCIQCAICSFLCPHAAIRMKAYPESCLADAPATFKSCDAKIAEVKGMKFTLQTAPEDCTGCGACVHNCPAKSKEDPNHKAINMQFQPPLRASEAANYDFFLNLPEVPIEKLKLDTLRGSQLVRPLFEYSGACAGCGETAYLKLLTQLFGDRLMMGNATGCSSIYGGNLPTTPYAQRADGRGPTWNNSLFEDCAEFSLGLRLGVDKFKEAAYELVDELIACDCAEVKDIKTLLQDIKNADQKTQVGIEAQRARVDKLKAALKGNTSDAAKKLVPLTDYLVNKSVWAIGGDGWAYDIGYGGLDHVIASGKNINLLVLDTEVYSNTGGQASKSTPMGAVAQFAAGGKPIGKKDLGLIAMAYGSVYVASISMSNPGQCVKAFMEAEAYDGPSLIIAYSHCIAHGINMTTAVDEQKKAVSSGYLTLYRYNPELAEAGKNPLQLDSKAATTSYEDFINGENRWKVLKKIKPEEAEKLAKRAAALSARRNKLYQQMAQLNYEA
- the recR gene encoding recombination mediator RecR, with the protein product MLTKPSALSRLVGELKKLPGVGERTALRLAFHLLKTPQNLTALSESLLEVKSRVRSCSICFAITEDDPCAICAGDRDTGTICVVENSQDLMALERSNAYHGTYHVLEGVISPLAGIGPSELRIAELLARIGRGGVDEVVIATNFTVEGEATALYLAKLLKPLGIRISRLAHGIPLGSDIEYVDAATVQWALQGRNQL
- a CDS encoding YbaB/EbfC family nucleoid-associated protein, with protein sequence MSKGLANIMKQAQMIQNKMAKLQEEAAQKTAESTAGGGAVTVTVNGKNEIISLSIKKEAVDPEDVEMLQDLVIAAVNDALKKVQAELSEEMSKITGGMNIPGLF
- the dnaX gene encoding DNA polymerase III subunit gamma/tau — translated: MSNGTHYEVLARKYRPQTLSELTGQEHVSRTLQNAIDSGRVAHAFLFSGARGVGKTSTARILAKALNCERGVSTEPCNTCPLCIEITKGTSTDVFEIDGASNTGVDDIRELRDNAKYLPSHSRYKIFIIDEVHMLSTNAFNALLKTLEEPPEHVKFIFATTEPHKLPITILSRCQRFDFKRIPLAKIIGRLRQIADAEGISINDSALALIARKGDGSMRDSLTAFDQVLACCGSNVSDEDTATLIGAVDRRLLANISAAIFAADTQAVLAGIRQVDEVGYNLRQFCQELIEQLRNLMVVSSVRKPEEILDLSAPELDDLRRQANGFSSQDIQRRLTLLIRADGEMAHASFPRLVLEIALLKAATLEPVIPIQELLEKLQALESGTTWTTPSPRDSVRMPPVGEQRQQQPTERPQQQPAAASVPPEPSAPPAPEKLRDTALPSWERFVSFASEKDPALGSVLEHGSPIRQEAGLMEIGFPAGSYYLANIQDTDSIAQLRALAREFTGQETNIRIQSIARETAGAPPSLAEKKKSDREQRQQELKQEVNEHPLVREALRIFGGTITEIREA
- a CDS encoding phosphorylase family protein; translated protein: MKIVIVTAMPEESAAVMKRAGGLKKTLLESRKRYGFSMCGHELILVESGMGMLNAGWAAAALAAEGADLMISAGFGGAVLEGLGVGELVMARQVLHWSGSELEEVAVGFYGLNAVADSLSLRLATFVSCDQILNKRDLALRLPPQATNPVVEMESAAVARVAASHGIPFLAMRAISDPWDEEMDFTIDEFCDDSMRIRPTKVLATILRRPRIIPQLVRLARTSRVAAGGLARGTERLLAAI
- a CDS encoding MOSC domain-containing protein, with amino-acid sequence MAQVVATCISEKKGERKTPLEAVTLRENHGIVGDAHAGDWHRQVSLLAAESIDKMRKLGLAVNSGDFAENITTSGIELVSLPIGTRLQVGETQLEVTQIGKECHTRCAIYHQAGDCVMPKEGVFARVISGGTVRPGDEVRVIESASA
- the moaA gene encoding GTP 3',8-cyclase MoaA, with protein sequence MNLTDSLGRKINYLRLSITDRCNMRCFYCMPSVGVVDKGHKSVLSYEELLLIAETAVKLGIEKIRITGGEPLVRIGVVGFLERLAAIPGLQHLAVTTNGLLLEEMASDLYRAGVQRLNVSLDSLNPETFGKITRGGDLKKVLAGLDAAERAGFPPPKINVVTMRGVNDGEILDFAALTLTRGNPVRFIEYMPAIKENGWQRYCISGSEILERISTRYPLEEVDRGIFSGPSRDYRIPGAQGHIGIITAVSGHFCSECNRIRVTSTGKAKGCLFADEATDLIPWLRPPDREGLEKVLKEVVMSKPERHGITQDGYHHKNFNMSQIGG